GAAGAGCATTTTGGCACAATTGAAGAATTTAAGACGCTTGTAGATGAAGCACATGACAGAGATATCAAAGTCATCCTGGACTTTGTTGTCAATCACACAGCACCAACCCACCCGTGGATGTCAGATCCTGAAAAAGAAGACTGGTACCATGAAGAACAGCCGATCAGAGACAATAATGATCCTGAACAGCTTGAAAACGGCTGGATTTATGGGCTGCCGGACCTGAATACTGAAAACCCGGAAGTGCGGGAATACTTATTTGACGCCGCTAAATGGTGGATAGAAGAAACTGATATTGATGGCTACCGTCTTGATACAGTTAAGCACGTTCCGGCTGAGTTCTGGACTGAGTTTTCATCAGAAGTTAAATCAGTTAAAGATGACTTTTACTTAATCGGTGAAGTGTATGATACAGATGTAAGAAAAATTGCTGAATATGCAGATACCGGAATTGACGGGTTTGTTGACTTTCCACTGGCTGAACAGATGAGAACAGCTTTTCAGACGGTTGATCAATCTACAGACCGCCTGTTCAACTATTGGGATTATAATCAGCAGTTCTTTGACAACCCGTATCTGATGGGTAATTTCATTGATAACCACGATATGTCGCGTTTTACAAGGCTTGCTGCTGAGAATAATATGTTCCCGGGTACAAGATGGGAGCTTGCGACAGTCTTTATGTTCACGGTTCCGGGGATTCCAATCATGTATTATGGATCTGAGATCGCACTCGATGGCGGAGAAGATCCTGATAACCGGAGACTCATGGACTTTAATGTTGATGAAGAGCTGAAGGATTATATTTCAGATGTCGGTGAACTGAGACAGGAGTTGCCATCGTTAACGAGAGGGACTTTAAATGTTCTTTATAACGAGCAGGGCATGCTTGTATATGAACGTGAATATGAAGATGAAACCAGTGTGATCGCAATTAACAATACGAGTGAAACACAGACAGTTGATTTACCTGTAGCAGATTTCACAGAAGACAGTGAACTGCGCGGACTGCTTGGTGGGGACCTTGTAAGACCTGAGAACGATCAGTTCAGAATTGTACTTGATCGTGAAGTTGCCGAGATCTATGTCGTTGCTGAAGAAACAGGTATTAATTATGGATTTTTAGCATTAATTGCGGCTGTCTGGGTATTCTTTATCGGATTATTCATATTTATGAAGAAAAAAGGGAATAGAAAATCAAAGGCATAAGTCTTTGGTTTTACCCGAATTGTAAGCGTACTCACAGGAGGTGACGATGATGTCTGTCACAATTAAAGATGTAGCAAAGGCTGCAAATGTAGCGCCGTCAACGGTTTCAAGGGTCATTGCAAACAATCCGAGAATCAGCGAACGGACAAAGGTGAAGGTAAGAGAAGCGATGGACCTGCTTGGCTACCATCCGAATTTTATCGCAAGAAGTCTTGCCAATCAGGCAACTCAGGTGATCGGACTAGTCACTCCGGGTTCATCAGACGTATTTTTTCAAAACCCATTCTTTCCGACAGTGTTAAGAGGGCTGAATGAAGGTGCGCATGAACATCAGTATGCACTGCAGCTTGTCACTGGTAAAAGTGAGGATGATATCTACAATGGTGTTGTCCAGATGGTTCAGGGCGGCCGGGTTGATGGTGTCGTCCTGCTGTATTCAAAAGTGGAAGATAGAATTGTTGAATACTTACAGGAGCGTAATTTTCCGTTTGTGATGATCGGGAAACCGTATAAGATGGCTGACAGTATCACCCACGTTGATAACGATAATGTCACCGCAGGCTTTGATGCGACAGAGTTTCTGCTTGGTATGGGACATGAACGCATTGCATTTGTCGGCGGGGATAAGCAGCTTGTCGTGACAATGGAGAGACTTCAGGGATATAAGGATGCGCTGCAAAAGGCAGGTATACCATATCGTGAATCCTATACCGTGCATGAAAGCTTCCTGCTTGAGGGTGGGAAAGACGCAATCTGTGCACTGATGGAGCTGCCGCCGGATGACCGGCCTACAGCACTCCTTGTGACAGATGACCTGATGTCGCTTGGGGTATTAAATACGCTGAGTGAGCTTGACATGTCAGTACCTGAGGATATTTCAATTATCAGCTTTAATAATGTACTTTTTTCTGAAATGTCGAGACCGCCGCTGACATCAGTAGATATTAATATATTCCAGCTTGGTTATGAAGCATCCAAGCAGCTGATTACGTGTGTGGAAAAGAAAGTAGAACCATTTCACAGGATTACTGTACCGCACAAGATCATTAAAAGATTTTCGACTGAATACGTAAAAAAATAAGAGCATCGCTGCTCTTATTTTTTTTTGTTCATTTTCTTAACCGCCTTATATCCAATCATATTGACCGGATCCTTTGGCGCGCTGTATGGAGGAGCGTAGGCAATTTCAAGTGTTTGAAGATCAAGCACACTCAGCCCTCCGTTAATAGCAGTACTGATTACATCTATCCGCTTATCAGCACCCTGTCCGACTGCCTGAGCACCGTATATCGTTCCGCTGTCAGGACAAAAATGCACCATGAGCGATAACGAAGAAGCGCCGGGATAATAACCTGCATGCTGTTTTGATGTCAGTTCTGCTGTTTCAAACGGGATCTCCATTTTTCTGAGGGAAGAGCCGCTATGACCTACAACAGCAGCTGATTGTTCAAATACTTTACAGATCGCAGTACCAAGTATTCCTTTAAAAGCAACCGGGTCATCTGTAATATGTCTTGCAGCCACGTACGCTTCTCTGTGCGCCACCCAGGCGAGTGGTACCTGTTTAGGTTTGCCTGTGATGAAATCAAAAGACTCAATCACATCCCCGATCGCATAAATATCAGGGTCATCTGTCTGCATGTATTCATTTACACGCACGCCGCCTGTTATTCCGATCGACAGCCCGGCAGCTTCTGCAAGGTGCTTATTCGGCTTGATCCCAACTGCAAGTAATAGAAAGTCTGCTTCAATCTCAGTCCCGTCTGACAACTTTAGAGAGCGGTCTTCATTAATCTGTTCAACCGTTGCTGAAAGGTGGAGATCAACATCATGATCAATCAGCTCTTTTTCAAGAACCTGAGAAAAATCAGGCTCAAGCAGGTTAAGTACGTGTGAAGAACGCTGAACGAGGTGGACTTTCATTCCTCTGGCTTTCATATTTTCAGCCATTTCAAGTCCGATGAATCCACCGCCAACGAGGCAGACAGACTGATAATTACGCTTCGTAATATGCTCATCAAGCTTCAGCATATCCTTAAACGATCTGAGACTGTAACAGTTCCCTCTATCCAGGTGTTTGATATCCGGCACGACCGGAACCGCTCCTGGTGAGTACACAAGCTTGTCGT
This region of Jeotgalibacillus malaysiensis genomic DNA includes:
- a CDS encoding LacI family transcription regulator — translated: MMSVTIKDVAKAANVAPSTVSRVIANNPRISERTKVKVREAMDLLGYHPNFIARSLANQATQVIGLVTPGSSDVFFQNPFFPTVLRGLNEGAHEHQYALQLVTGKSEDDIYNGVVQMVQGGRVDGVVLLYSKVEDRIVEYLQERNFPFVMIGKPYKMADSITHVDNDNVTAGFDATEFLLGMGHERIAFVGGDKQLVVTMERLQGYKDALQKAGIPYRESYTVHESFLLEGGKDAICALMELPPDDRPTALLVTDDLMSLGVLNTLSELDMSVPEDISIISFNNVLFSEMSRPPLTSVDINIFQLGYEASKQLITCVEKKVEPFHRITVPHKIIKRFSTEYVKK